ATTAGTCCTAGCAATAATGTTGCTCTTATATCTCTTATCTAAGAGACGTCTCTTAGTGTTTTTAGTTAAAATCTAAGAGACCGTATCTTATATTACGCTAAGAACCCCAACCTAAAAGATTTGCGATAAACATAACACTTAATTATGGTATAAATAATATGTATTGAAAAAAATCTAATTACCTGTTGTCAAATAGCAAGAAGTAAAGGAGCCAATTATGTTCATAAGACCAAATGCTATCATCTCTTTGTTCCCGTCCGTTTGTTCGTTCTTCATTACAGCAAAGCTTCTTCCGATCGCTATCCCTTCCTGAGATTAATATTCATCTTCTTTTAAAATCACACATATTATAAGTCAGGTATTAGCTATATTGAAAATTTTATTTACAGCCATAGCGATGAGCCCAGTGACTATTGCGGCCTTAATAACCAACGGTAGATACTTGGCATCAAAGGTCAAATATTGAATGGAAGGAGGGTTTAGTCCTTTCTTTAAAGGCCCAACCTGTATGCAGAAACATACTATTAGTAGAAACCCTAGTTTTTGTTAAAAGATTTTTTTTTTTTTCATCAGTTTTTGTTACAAGATAGAAGCCTAGTTTCTTTCTAGACACCCTAGTTTCTGAAGTCTTATAATTAGTCCGTGAAGTCAAAGTTGGTGTGTGTTTGTTATTGTATTTACATAATGCCTTGCTGGTATGCAGAAAATCAAAGAAATTTTCTCACTGTTTGGATCCCATGTTCTGTTCCTTTCACCAAATAAGCAACTAGGCAACCGACAAGGACGACCACCATTGGACCCATTGCTGATACCCAAAATAGCTTTGGTTTTATTTTCTTCTGCAACAGTGATAACATATTATACAATTTCAGTTGATTTTTACTATACAAAAATTATATATATATATATATATATATATATACTAGAATATACGGAGAAAACAAGGAAAAATAGACTTCTATGGTAAACATAAATTATTCAAGTTAATATTTTTTCCTTCCAAAAATCAAAAGTCAAAGGTCAAATTGGGTATGTAAAACGGTGAGGACAAAAAGGAAAAAATAAAATAGAATAGTGGAAGATTTGGGAGGGTTCAATGATTTTGTCTCAAATAAACGGATAAAGCAGTTAAGTAAATAAAATAAAGAGAAAAGAAGAAAGTATACGATGTATCGAGTAGATTGGAGGAAAATAAGAAAGCAGAGCCCAGCAAGTGCACTTTGCCACTTCCACTGCACCAAGTAACACCCTCCCAAGATAATACAATTAGACACCATACCGTTTATTGGTTATGTTTTACTTTAAAAAAGAGTTGAAAGTGAGACCTCATCACGGTGGGTGAAGAGTGCGTGGAGAACAGAAACGACATCAGTTTTGTGCGTAAAGTGGACTAGACCAAAGACGCCTTTAAGCTGTTGGAGGAGAATTATTATAGCTGTTCCTCCCATGAAGCCCGTTATGGTCGAATGTGACAGGAAATCAACCAATATCCCCAACCTATATACACGCATGCATTAATTAATATACAATGTTGACCCAAAAAAATTAATACACAACTAAAAGATAACTTTTTAACGTAATAAAGATAGAGCAAAAGCCACTAGATGGTTAGATTATCCACCGTGACATTGTGATTAAAAATAACTAGATAGAGATTGTATATATAGACTAAAGATAAATAAAACCTGAAGAAGCCCAAAGCAAATTGGAATACACCAGTGATGAAAGTGGAGGTGAAGATCAAATGAAGGTAGAGGTTAGGATCCATTTTCAACAAATCCTCACCAAATGTCTCAGAGATCAGCAAAGAGCATGCTGCGACTGTTCCCACCGCGAGAGTGTTCGAACTTCCTAACACGGCGTACACAAATGGCGGCACAAAACTTGAATCTGATGAACTCCCATCATTTTTTCATTAAAAAGGAATTATTCGATATATGTTCAATAAAAATCAATTGGAGCGGTTTTAATTAGTATACAAGAACAAATTAGTAAGAAAAAAAAATGAGACAAGTCCAGTCGGGCAACACCAAATGTCGTTCTATAGACAACGTATGTACACCGACAGTATCATTTCTATCTTAGGTTTTAAGTTGATTATCTCATATTCATGTTTTAATTTATGTTTTATGCTCCTCTACGAATTTTGTTTAAACAAAAAAACAGCGAATCTTATTATAGATATATACATTTGGATTTCAATTTTCATCCGTATGAAATTTTCATAAATGGTTTACGTAAGAAAGCACTTTTGTTTAAAAATAAAAAAATTCACTTTTGTGAATACTGGGGTAGTTTTTTTTTTATATTAGTTGTCTCAAGGTATTAAAAAACACTCTTGAAGAATCAAACACAAAGTGGCTTTCATACAGTATTTTTGAGCATCAGATTCAGTATTTTTATAATATGTAGAAAGTAATCAAATTAGCAGAATCAATATTTAAAAAATAATAATTTGAAAATATTTAGTTTCTTTTTTAACGAAAAGGCTTAAATGAACCAGGTTACTATCAAAGTGATTTCCATGACTATAACCACATTCGATTGAGCTGGTGGACTTAATTCCAGAGGTGAGCCAGTCCGAGATTCACAGCTTGGCCAACTAAATTATTAACTAGACCCTGGTTCTAGACTGAGAACTGTGTTAACTTGCTTCGCAAGGACCAACTAACACAACCAGCCAGGTTCCAGGCTTCCACCCCCGCTTTTCAATATGTATGTGATTTGCCAAATTGCACCTTTATTTGAAATCACTTTGAGAAACATAAATTTTCAAATTTAAAATGACCAAATCTAGCTTTTCTATTTCTAATTAATGATATTCATATGATGCAATTAATAATTCATAAAAATAGATAAAAATAAAAAGGAAGAGATCTCACATAGGCCAATGATGGGAGGGATACTGGCGAGATTAGCATAACTAATACCCTGAGGAACGGCAAGGCTGGTTATGGTTATTCCCGCAAGCAAATCGTACCATAGCTTTTGCAGATTGTATTTTGGGAGCCACTCAAAGATTGGAACAAAATACTCCAATGTCTTTTTTGTTTTTATCAAACCATTTGGCTCTTGCGATATCGGTTTAAATGGATCATCGGGGAAGAAAGTTTCTTTACATTTCGATCTCAATTTTACAACAAAGCTTCTCGGGGCCGAGAAGTTTACTCCCTGCCCCTTTGGTGACGAGGAGGAGCTTGTTCTATCACTCTCCATGGTTACAAAAGAAAAAAAAAAACAATTATGTATGAATACACACAACAAGCAAGCAAGAGGTAAAATCTCTATCTCGCCTTTATGTTTTTGTAGTTTTTTTTGGATAATTTATATTTTGTTTTCTGTATTTTCAGTGCTTTGTAGAGAATTGGAGAGTATGGTTGTGTTATATATAGAAGGATGACCAAAGAAAGTGGGAGATGATATTTTGGATTTTTTTCAACATGTGAGTAAATAGCGTCTGTCTTTTATGGTAATAAATCTGCTATTCTTATCTATACAACACTTCATTGCGTAGACTAGGTACAGTTGATGTGTTGAATAAAAGTTGAATCATTATAACTAACATGCTTAATAAGAAATTTGACGATAAAGATTATTTGTTATTAAAAACGTTTTAATATGTTGTTATTAAAAACGTTTTAATATGTTGAATAAAATTGGACCATCAAGGCCGCATGTCAATTCTAGAAGTTTTTGATATTTTCA
The DNA window shown above is from Brassica oleracea var. oleracea cultivar TO1000 chromosome C3, BOL, whole genome shotgun sequence and carries:
- the LOC106328348 gene encoding probable sulfate transporter 3.5 isoform X2 produces the protein MESDRTSSSSSPKGQGVNFSAPRSFVVKLRSKCKETFFPDDPFKPISQEPNGLIKTKKTLEYFVPIFEWLPKYNLQKLWYDLLAGITITSLAVPQGISYANLASIPPIIGLYSSFVPPFVYAVLGSSNTLAVGTVAACSLLISETFGEDLLKMDPNLYLHLIFTSTFITGVFQFALGFFRLGILVDFLSHSTITGFMGGTAIIILLQQLKGVFGLVHFTHKTDVVSVLHALFTHRDEKKIKPKLFWVSAMGPMVVVLVGCLVAYLVKGTEHGIQTVGPLKKGLNPPSIQYLTFDAKYLPLVIKAAIVTGLIAMAEGIAIGRSFAVMKNEQTDGNKEMIAFGLMNIIGSFTSCYLTTGPFSKTAVNYNAGTKTPMSNVVMGLCMMLVLLFLAPLFSYTPLVGLSAIIMSAMLGLIDYEEMYHLFKVDKFDFLVCMSAFFGVSFLSMDYGLIISVGLSVVRALLYVARPSTCKLGRIPNSVMFRDIEQYPGSEEMAGYVILQLGSPIFFANSTYVRERILRWIRDEPEEVEFLLLDLSGVSSIDMTGMETLLEVRRILVSKGIKMVIINPRFEVLEKMMLSHFVEKIGKEYVFLSIDDAVQACRFNLSTSKSEPCS
- the LOC106328348 gene encoding probable sulfate transporter 3.5 isoform X1 — its product is MESDRTSSSSSPKGQGVNFSAPRSFVVKLRSKCKETFFPDDPFKPISQEPNGLIKTKKTLEYFVPIFEWLPKYNLQKLWYDLLAGITITSLAVPQGISYANLASIPPIIGLYSSFVPPFVYAVLGSSNTLAVGTVAACSLLISETFGEDLLKMDPNLYLHLIFTSTFITGVFQFALGFFRLGILVDFLSHSTITGFMGGTAIIILLQQLKGVFGLVHFTHKTDVVSVLHALFTHRDEWKWQSALAGLCFLIFLQSTRYIKKIKPKLFWVSAMGPMVVVLVGCLVAYLVKGTEHGIQTVGPLKKGLNPPSIQYLTFDAKYLPLVIKAAIVTGLIAMAEGIAIGRSFAVMKNEQTDGNKEMIAFGLMNIIGSFTSCYLTTGPFSKTAVNYNAGTKTPMSNVVMGLCMMLVLLFLAPLFSYTPLVGLSAIIMSAMLGLIDYEEMYHLFKVDKFDFLVCMSAFFGVSFLSMDYGLIISVGLSVVRALLYVARPSTCKLGRIPNSVMFRDIEQYPGSEEMAGYVILQLGSPIFFANSTYVRERILRWIRDEPEEVEFLLLDLSGVSSIDMTGMETLLEVRRILVSKGIKMVIINPRFEVLEKMMLSHFVEKIGKEYVFLSIDDAVQACRFNLSTSKSEPCS